One stretch of Arachis hypogaea cultivar Tifrunner chromosome 20, arahy.Tifrunner.gnm2.J5K5, whole genome shotgun sequence DNA includes these proteins:
- the LOC112734962 gene encoding O-fucosyltransferase 8 isoform X3 codes for MYGIMGNGSLGLLGIMKATKYRCNNNNNNDPPCWRRISGWNSSNTTLLLHHHHDDASKYSTSSCKGLYAGKKQLWLQKNVIMTMAIMLGFLACFFLLDYVTAISSHDSATPSNTSSPFLQQSSADSYTCKKQSSPIEMYGRLLNMASSALAEKELKQESSNLWVEPYGIASSWEPCAHRNLHNTPGNLVENNGYILVSANGGLNQQRVAICNGVAVASLLNATLVIPKFLYSNVWNDPSQFGDIYQEEHFMNMLKDDISIVKELPSHMKSLDPEAIGSQITDADLPKEATAADYIKIVLPLLLKNGLVHFLGFGNRLGFDPLPSHIQRLRCKCNFHALKFVPKIQEVGALLVRRIRKHSGSRSMLDTQLLGKFIDKKKDHDSAKGSIKYLALHLRFEVDMVAYSLCEFGGGESERRELQAYRESHFPFLVERLKNSTSPISPMVLRKMGRCPLTPEEAALVLAGLGFKRGTYVYLAGSGIYGADSRMNPFTRLYPNVITKEDFLAPNELEPFKNFSSQV; via the exons ATGTACGGTATAATGGGGAATGGAAGTTTAGGCTTATTAGGAATAATGAAGGCTACAAAGTATagatgcaataataataataataatgatcctCCATGTTGGAGAAGGATCAGTGGTTGGAATTCTTCCAACACTACCTTGTtgcttcatcatcatcatgatgATGCTTCAAAATACAGCACTAGTTCTTGTAAGGGACTCTATGCAGGGAAGAAGCAATTGTGGCTCCAAAAGAACGTAATAATGACCATGGCTATCATGTTAGGATTTCTGGCTTGTTTTTTCCTTCTTGATTACGTTACTGCGATTTCTTCCCATGATTCTGCTACACCCTCTAATACTTCAAGTCCGTTTCTTCAGCAG AGTAGTGCAGATTCCTACACGTGCAAGAAACAATCATCACCAATAGAAATGTATGGTAGGCTTTTAAACATGGCTTCCAGCGCACTTGCTGAG AAGGAGTTGAAGCAAGAGTCATCCAATTTGTGGGTGGAACCGTATGGAATAGCATCTTCATGGGAACCTTGTGCACACAGAAATCTTCACAACACTCCAG GGAACCTTGTGGAAAATAATGGCTATATCTTAGTCAGTGCAAATGGAGGTCTCAATCAACAACGAGTTGCA atttgcaatggtgttgctGTGGCATCCCTCCTCAATGCAACTCTTGTTATTCCTAAGTTTCTTTACAGCAATGTTTGGAACGACCCCAG CCAGTTTGGTGACATATACCAAGAGGAGCATTTCATGAATATGTTGAAGGATGATATCAGTATTGTGAAGGAGCTCCCATCTCATATGAAATCTTTGGACCCTGAAGCAATTGGCAGCCAG ATTACAGATGCTGATCTTCCAAAGGAGGCTACAGCTGCTGACTATATTAAAATTGTGCTTCCTCTTCTTTTAAAAAATGGGCTTGTTCACTTCCTTGGATTTGGAAATCGACTTGGCTTTGATCCCTTGCCTTCTCATATTCAG AGGTTAAGATGCAAATGCAATTTCCATGCTTTGAAGTTTGTTCCGAAAATTCAAGAAGTTGGTGCGCTATTGGTAAGAAGGATTAGAAAGCATAGTGGTTCGCGAAGCATGTTAGACACTCAGTTGCTAGGGAAGTTCATTGACAAGAAGAAAGATCATGATTCTGCCAAAGGGTCAATCAAGTATCTTGCATTGCACTTGAGATTTGAAGTTGATATGGTTGCCTATTCCCTTTGTGAGTTTGGAGGTGGTGAAAGTGAGAGAAGGGAACTTCAAGCCTATAGAGAAAGccattttccttttcttgttgaGCGCTTGAAGAATTCAACAAG CCCTATATCTCCAATGGTTTTGAGGAAAATGGGAAGATGTCCATTGACACCAGAAGAAGCAGCACTTGTGCTAGCAGGTCTTGGTTTCAAGCGCGGAACCTACGTTTACTTGGCTGGTTCTGGTATTTATGGAGCAGATTCAAGAATGAATCCCTTCACCAGGCTCTATCCCAATGTTATTACAAAGGAAGATTTCCTTGCTCCCAATGAACTTGAACCTTTTAAGAATTTTTCTTCTCAG GTTTGA
- the LOC112734962 gene encoding O-fucosyltransferase 8 isoform X2: MYGIMGNGSLGLLGIMKATKYRCNNNNNNDPPCWRRISGWNSSNTTLLLHHHHDDASKYSTSSCKGLYAGKKQLWLQKNVIMTMAIMLGFLACFFLLDYVTAISSHDSATPSNTSSPFLQQSSADSYTCKKQSSPIEMYGRLLNMASSALAEKELKQESSNLWVEPYGIASSWEPCAHRNLHNTPGNLVENNGYILVSANGGLNQQRVAICNGVAVASLLNATLVIPKFLYSNVWNDPSQFGDIYQEEHFMNMLKDDISIVKELPSHMKSLDPEAIGSQITDADLPKEATAADYIKIVLPLLLKNGLVHFLGFGNRLGFDPLPSHIQRLRCKCNFHALKFVPKIQEVGALLVRRIRKHSGSRSMLDTQLLGKFIDKKKDHDSAKGSIKYLALHLRFEVDMVAYSLCEFGGGESERRELQAYRESHFPFLVERLKNSTSPISPMVLRKMGRCPLTPEEAALVLAGLGFKRGTYVYLAGSGIYGADSRMNPFTRLYPNVITKEDFLAPNELEPFKNFSSQTLVANSQQWCLDSEATMVVIMLPL, from the exons ATGTACGGTATAATGGGGAATGGAAGTTTAGGCTTATTAGGAATAATGAAGGCTACAAAGTATagatgcaataataataataataatgatcctCCATGTTGGAGAAGGATCAGTGGTTGGAATTCTTCCAACACTACCTTGTtgcttcatcatcatcatgatgATGCTTCAAAATACAGCACTAGTTCTTGTAAGGGACTCTATGCAGGGAAGAAGCAATTGTGGCTCCAAAAGAACGTAATAATGACCATGGCTATCATGTTAGGATTTCTGGCTTGTTTTTTCCTTCTTGATTACGTTACTGCGATTTCTTCCCATGATTCTGCTACACCCTCTAATACTTCAAGTCCGTTTCTTCAGCAG AGTAGTGCAGATTCCTACACGTGCAAGAAACAATCATCACCAATAGAAATGTATGGTAGGCTTTTAAACATGGCTTCCAGCGCACTTGCTGAG AAGGAGTTGAAGCAAGAGTCATCCAATTTGTGGGTGGAACCGTATGGAATAGCATCTTCATGGGAACCTTGTGCACACAGAAATCTTCACAACACTCCAG GGAACCTTGTGGAAAATAATGGCTATATCTTAGTCAGTGCAAATGGAGGTCTCAATCAACAACGAGTTGCA atttgcaatggtgttgctGTGGCATCCCTCCTCAATGCAACTCTTGTTATTCCTAAGTTTCTTTACAGCAATGTTTGGAACGACCCCAG CCAGTTTGGTGACATATACCAAGAGGAGCATTTCATGAATATGTTGAAGGATGATATCAGTATTGTGAAGGAGCTCCCATCTCATATGAAATCTTTGGACCCTGAAGCAATTGGCAGCCAG ATTACAGATGCTGATCTTCCAAAGGAGGCTACAGCTGCTGACTATATTAAAATTGTGCTTCCTCTTCTTTTAAAAAATGGGCTTGTTCACTTCCTTGGATTTGGAAATCGACTTGGCTTTGATCCCTTGCCTTCTCATATTCAG AGGTTAAGATGCAAATGCAATTTCCATGCTTTGAAGTTTGTTCCGAAAATTCAAGAAGTTGGTGCGCTATTGGTAAGAAGGATTAGAAAGCATAGTGGTTCGCGAAGCATGTTAGACACTCAGTTGCTAGGGAAGTTCATTGACAAGAAGAAAGATCATGATTCTGCCAAAGGGTCAATCAAGTATCTTGCATTGCACTTGAGATTTGAAGTTGATATGGTTGCCTATTCCCTTTGTGAGTTTGGAGGTGGTGAAAGTGAGAGAAGGGAACTTCAAGCCTATAGAGAAAGccattttccttttcttgttgaGCGCTTGAAGAATTCAACAAG CCCTATATCTCCAATGGTTTTGAGGAAAATGGGAAGATGTCCATTGACACCAGAAGAAGCAGCACTTGTGCTAGCAGGTCTTGGTTTCAAGCGCGGAACCTACGTTTACTTGGCTGGTTCTGGTATTTATGGAGCAGATTCAAGAATGAATCCCTTCACCAGGCTCTATCCCAATGTTATTACAAAGGAAGATTTCCTTGCTCCCAATGAACTTGAACCTTTTAAGAATTTTTCTTCTCAG ACTCTGGTAGCCAACTCTCAGCAATGGTGTCTGGATTCAGAAGCTACTATGGTGGTGATCATGCTCCCACTTTGA
- the LOC112734961 gene encoding nucleobase-ascorbate transporter 2, with product MAATKVEDISYPPMDQLQGLEYCIDSNPSWVETIALGFQHYILALGTAVMIPTLLVPLMGGTDGDKVRVVQTLLFVEGINTLVQTLFGTRLPTVIGGSYAFMVPIMSIIHDPSLAMIQDPELRFLSTMRAVQGALIVASSIQIILGFSQIWAICSRFFSPLGMVPVIALVGFGLFDRGFLVVGSCVEIGIPMLILFIALSQYLKNFQIRQVPLLERFALLIATTVIWAYAVLLTAGGAYKNRPEITQRSCRTDRANLISTAPWIKIPYPLQWGAPTFDAGHAFGMMAAVLVSLVESTGAYKAASRLASATPPPAHVLSRGIGWQGIGILLSGLFGTLSGSTVSVENVGLLGSNRIGSRRVIQVSAGFMIFFSMLGKFGALFASIPFPIFAAVYCVLFGLVASVGLSFLQFTNMNSMRNLFITGVALYLGLSIPEYFREYTIMAHRGPAHTRAGWFNDFLNTIFFSSPTVALIVAVFLDNTLDYKDSAKDRGMPWWAKFRTFKGDSRNEEFYTLPFNLNRFFPPS from the exons ATGGCGGCTACTAAGGTAGAAGATATAAGCTACCCACCAATGGACCAACTTCAGGGCTTAGAGTACTGTATAGACTCAAATCCATCTTGGG TGGAGACAATAGCTCTGGGATTTCAGCATTACATCCTGGCCTTGGGAACTGCTGTCATGATTCCTACATTGCTGGTTCCTTTGATGGGTGGAACTGAT GGTGATAAAGTGAGGGTCGTACAAACCCTGCTATTTGTTGAAGGAATTAATACGCTTGTCCAGACACTCTTTGGAACCCGCTTGCCGACAGTGATCGGAGGTTCATATGCATTCATGGTCCCCATCATGTCCATCATTCATGATCCATCTCTGGCAATGATACAGGACCCTGAATTG AGATTTCTTAGCACAATGAGAGCAGTCCAAGGTGCACTAATAGTAGCATCAAGCATACAAATAATTTTGGGTTTTAGTCAAATATGGGCCATTTGTTCCAG GTTTTTCAGTCCACTTGGAATGGTTCCAGTAATTGCATTAGTTGGTTTTGGACTATTTGACAGAGGGTTCCTTGTG GTTGGGAGCTGCGTTGAAATTGGAATTCCCATGCTAATACTGTTTATAGCCTTATCTCAG TATTTGAAGAATTTTCAGATAAGACAAGTACCACTATTGGAGCGATTTGCTCTACTCATAGCAACCACAGTTATATGGGCATATGCAGTACTCTTAACAGCCGGAGGCGCATACAAAAACCGCCCGGAGATAACTCAACGTAGCTGCAGAACAGACAGGGCTAATCTCATTTCTACTGCTCCATG GATCAAGATTCCATACCCTCTTCAGTGGGGTGCTCCTACATTTGATGCTGGTCATGCTTTTGGAATGATGGCTGCTGTTCTTGTCTCGTTAGTTGAG TCAACCGGGGCATACAAGGCTGCGTCTCGTCTAGCAAGTGCCACACCCCCTCCTGCTCATGTTCTGAGCCGTGGTATTGGTTGGCAGGGAATTGGAATCTTGCTGAGTGGCCTTTTTGGAACATTGTCTGGTTCAACGGTATCTGT AGAGAATGTGGGGCTTCTAGGAAGCAATCGAATTGGTAGCCGAAGGGTCATTCAAGTTTCAGCGGGCTTTATGATATTCTTCTCAATGTTAG GAAAATTTGGAGCTTTGTTTGCATCCATACCATTCCCCATTTTCGCTGCTGTATACTGTGTCTTGTTTGGTCTTGTGG CTTCTGTGGGGCTATCATTTTTGCAATTCACCAACATGAACTCAATGAGGAACCTCTTCATTACTGGTGTTGCCCTCTACTTAGGTCTGTCTATTCCTGAGTACTTTAGAGAATACACCATCATGGCACATCGTGGCCCTGCTCATACAAGAGCTGGATGG TTCAATGATTTCCTTAATACTATCTTCTTTTCTTCCCCAACTGTTGCATTGATTGTTGCTGTTTTCTTGGACAACACTCTTGACTACAAGGATAGTGCCAAGGATAGAGGAATGCCATGGTGGGCAAAGTTTAGAACATTTAAAGGAGATAGCCGTAACGAAGAGTTCTACACCCTCCCTTTCAATCTCAACCGGTTCTTCCCTCCATCCTAG
- the LOC112734963 gene encoding shaggy-related protein kinase eta isoform X2, translating to MAERVVGTGSFGIVFQAKCLENGEAVAIKKVLQDKRYKCRELELMRIMDHPNIICLKHHFFSTTSTGELFLNLVMEYVPESMYRVLKFYSTANQRMPLIYVKLYMYQIFRGLAYIHTVPGVCHRDLKPQNILVDPVTHQVKICDFGSAKVLVKGETNISYICSRFYRAPELIFSATEYTTSIDIWSAGCVLAELLLGQPLFPGENAVDQVAEIFKVLGTPTREEVRCMNPNYNNFRFPQIKAHPWHKIFHKKMPPEAIDLTSRLLQYSPSLRCTALEACAHPFFDELREPHARLPNGRPFPPLFNFKQELSTAPPELVNKLIPGHMKRQLALQLPHSAGT from the exons ATGGCAGAACGTGTCGTGGGTACTGGGTCATTTGGAATCGTTTTCCAG GCAAAATGCTTGGAAAATGGGGAGGCAGTAGCCATCAAGAAAGTTTTACAGGACAAAAGATATAAGTGTCGTGAACTAGAGTTAATGCGCATAATGGATCATCCAAATATCATCTGTCTGAAGCATCATTTCTTTTCCACTACAAGTACTGGTGAGCTGTTCCTTAATTTGGTGATGGAATATGTTCCCGAGTCTATGTATCGAGTCTTGAAGTTCTATAGCACTGCTAACCAAAGAATGCCTCTTATCTATGTTAAACTTTATATGTACCAG ATTTTCAGGGGGCTGGCTTATATCCACACTGTCCCTGGAGTATGCCACAGAGATTTGAAGCCACAAAATATACTG GTTGACCCTGTTACACACCAGGTTAAGATATGTGATTTTGGAAGTGCAAAAGTGCTG GTCAAAGGAGAAACTAATATATCATATATATGTTCCCGGTTCTATCGCGCACCAGAACTCATATTTAGTGCTACTGAGTATACTACTTCAATTGATATTTGGTCAGCTGGTTGTGTCCTTGCTGAACTGCTTTTGGGCCAG CCATTGTTTCCGGGTGAAAATGCAGTGGATCAGGTTGCAGAGATTTTCAAG GTCCTTGGCACACCCACTCGAGAGGAAGTCCGCTGCATGAATCCAAACTACAACAACTTCAGGTTTCCACAGATAAAAGCACACCCATGGCACAAG ATATTCCACAAAAAGATGCCTCCCGAAGCAATTGATCTCACTTCCCGGCTTCTGCAGTATTCCCCTAGTCTCCGATGTACTGCA CTAGAAGCTTGTGCACACCCATTCTTTGATGAACTTCGTGAACCCCATGCTCGCTTGCCAAATGGTCGTCCATTTCCACCACTATTCAACTTTAAACAAGAG CTATCCACAGCACCTCCAGAGCTTGTTAACAAGTTGATCCCTGGCCACATGAAGCGGCAACTAGCGCTGCAACTTCCCCATTCTGCAGGAACATGA
- the LOC112734962 gene encoding O-fucosyltransferase 8 isoform X1, with translation MYGIMGNGSLGLLGIMKATKYRCNNNNNNDPPCWRRISGWNSSNTTLLLHHHHDDASKYSTSSCKGLYAGKKQLWLQKNVIMTMAIMLGFLACFFLLDYVTAISSHDSATPSNTSSPFLQQSSADSYTCKKQSSPIEMYGRLLNMASSALAEKELKQESSNLWVEPYGIASSWEPCAHRNLHNTPGNLVENNGYILVSANGGLNQQRVAICNGVAVASLLNATLVIPKFLYSNVWNDPSQFGDIYQEEHFMNMLKDDISIVKELPSHMKSLDPEAIGSQITDADLPKEATAADYIKIVLPLLLKNGLVHFLGFGNRLGFDPLPSHIQRLRCKCNFHALKFVPKIQEVGALLVRRIRKHSGSRSMLDTQLLGKFIDKKKDHDSAKGSIKYLALHLRFEVDMVAYSLCEFGGGESERRELQAYRESHFPFLVERLKNSTSPISPMVLRKMGRCPLTPEEAALVLAGLGFKRGTYVYLAGSGIYGADSRMNPFTRLYPNVITKEDFLAPNELEPFKNFSSQLAALDFIACATADVFAMTDSGSQLSAMVSGFRSYYGGDHAPTLRPNKKRLAAILWENGTIGWNSFEERVKKMIQEGQKATMRKFGKSIYRQPRSPECMCRQP, from the exons ATGTACGGTATAATGGGGAATGGAAGTTTAGGCTTATTAGGAATAATGAAGGCTACAAAGTATagatgcaataataataataataatgatcctCCATGTTGGAGAAGGATCAGTGGTTGGAATTCTTCCAACACTACCTTGTtgcttcatcatcatcatgatgATGCTTCAAAATACAGCACTAGTTCTTGTAAGGGACTCTATGCAGGGAAGAAGCAATTGTGGCTCCAAAAGAACGTAATAATGACCATGGCTATCATGTTAGGATTTCTGGCTTGTTTTTTCCTTCTTGATTACGTTACTGCGATTTCTTCCCATGATTCTGCTACACCCTCTAATACTTCAAGTCCGTTTCTTCAGCAG AGTAGTGCAGATTCCTACACGTGCAAGAAACAATCATCACCAATAGAAATGTATGGTAGGCTTTTAAACATGGCTTCCAGCGCACTTGCTGAG AAGGAGTTGAAGCAAGAGTCATCCAATTTGTGGGTGGAACCGTATGGAATAGCATCTTCATGGGAACCTTGTGCACACAGAAATCTTCACAACACTCCAG GGAACCTTGTGGAAAATAATGGCTATATCTTAGTCAGTGCAAATGGAGGTCTCAATCAACAACGAGTTGCA atttgcaatggtgttgctGTGGCATCCCTCCTCAATGCAACTCTTGTTATTCCTAAGTTTCTTTACAGCAATGTTTGGAACGACCCCAG CCAGTTTGGTGACATATACCAAGAGGAGCATTTCATGAATATGTTGAAGGATGATATCAGTATTGTGAAGGAGCTCCCATCTCATATGAAATCTTTGGACCCTGAAGCAATTGGCAGCCAG ATTACAGATGCTGATCTTCCAAAGGAGGCTACAGCTGCTGACTATATTAAAATTGTGCTTCCTCTTCTTTTAAAAAATGGGCTTGTTCACTTCCTTGGATTTGGAAATCGACTTGGCTTTGATCCCTTGCCTTCTCATATTCAG AGGTTAAGATGCAAATGCAATTTCCATGCTTTGAAGTTTGTTCCGAAAATTCAAGAAGTTGGTGCGCTATTGGTAAGAAGGATTAGAAAGCATAGTGGTTCGCGAAGCATGTTAGACACTCAGTTGCTAGGGAAGTTCATTGACAAGAAGAAAGATCATGATTCTGCCAAAGGGTCAATCAAGTATCTTGCATTGCACTTGAGATTTGAAGTTGATATGGTTGCCTATTCCCTTTGTGAGTTTGGAGGTGGTGAAAGTGAGAGAAGGGAACTTCAAGCCTATAGAGAAAGccattttccttttcttgttgaGCGCTTGAAGAATTCAACAAG CCCTATATCTCCAATGGTTTTGAGGAAAATGGGAAGATGTCCATTGACACCAGAAGAAGCAGCACTTGTGCTAGCAGGTCTTGGTTTCAAGCGCGGAACCTACGTTTACTTGGCTGGTTCTGGTATTTATGGAGCAGATTCAAGAATGAATCCCTTCACCAGGCTCTATCCCAATGTTATTACAAAGGAAGATTTCCTTGCTCCCAATGAACTTGAACCTTTTAAGAATTTTTCTTCTCAG CTTGCTGCTTTGGACTTTATTGCATGTGCAACTGCTGATGTATTTGCCATGACAGACTCTGGTAGCCAACTCTCAGCAATGGTGTCTGGATTCAGAAGCTACTATGGTGGTGATCATGCTCCCACTTTGAGGCCTAACAAGAAGAGGCTGGCAGCAATCTTGTGGGAGAATGGTACCATAGGATGGAACAGTTTTGAAGAAAGAGTAAAGAAAATGATCCAGGAAGGTCAGAAAGCTACAATGAGAAAGTTTGGTAAAAGCATTTACAGACAGCCAAGATCTCCAGAGTGCATGTGTAGACAACCTTAA
- the LOC112734963 gene encoding shaggy-related protein kinase eta isoform X1 — MAHLKELPASVVNGNDSLPGNIISTTIGGKDGEPKQTISYMAERVVGTGSFGIVFQAKCLENGEAVAIKKVLQDKRYKCRELELMRIMDHPNIICLKHHFFSTTSTGELFLNLVMEYVPESMYRVLKFYSTANQRMPLIYVKLYMYQIFRGLAYIHTVPGVCHRDLKPQNILVDPVTHQVKICDFGSAKVLVKGETNISYICSRFYRAPELIFSATEYTTSIDIWSAGCVLAELLLGQPLFPGENAVDQVAEIFKVLGTPTREEVRCMNPNYNNFRFPQIKAHPWHKIFHKKMPPEAIDLTSRLLQYSPSLRCTALEACAHPFFDELREPHARLPNGRPFPPLFNFKQELSTAPPELVNKLIPGHMKRQLALQLPHSAGT, encoded by the exons atGGCTCACCTTAAG GAACTGCCCGCTTCTGTTGTTAATGGGAATGATTCCCTCCCTGGTAATATAATATCCACTACAATTGGTGGAAAAGATGGGGAGCCCAAACAG ACTATAAGTTACATGGCAGAACGTGTCGTGGGTACTGGGTCATTTGGAATCGTTTTCCAG GCAAAATGCTTGGAAAATGGGGAGGCAGTAGCCATCAAGAAAGTTTTACAGGACAAAAGATATAAGTGTCGTGAACTAGAGTTAATGCGCATAATGGATCATCCAAATATCATCTGTCTGAAGCATCATTTCTTTTCCACTACAAGTACTGGTGAGCTGTTCCTTAATTTGGTGATGGAATATGTTCCCGAGTCTATGTATCGAGTCTTGAAGTTCTATAGCACTGCTAACCAAAGAATGCCTCTTATCTATGTTAAACTTTATATGTACCAG ATTTTCAGGGGGCTGGCTTATATCCACACTGTCCCTGGAGTATGCCACAGAGATTTGAAGCCACAAAATATACTG GTTGACCCTGTTACACACCAGGTTAAGATATGTGATTTTGGAAGTGCAAAAGTGCTG GTCAAAGGAGAAACTAATATATCATATATATGTTCCCGGTTCTATCGCGCACCAGAACTCATATTTAGTGCTACTGAGTATACTACTTCAATTGATATTTGGTCAGCTGGTTGTGTCCTTGCTGAACTGCTTTTGGGCCAG CCATTGTTTCCGGGTGAAAATGCAGTGGATCAGGTTGCAGAGATTTTCAAG GTCCTTGGCACACCCACTCGAGAGGAAGTCCGCTGCATGAATCCAAACTACAACAACTTCAGGTTTCCACAGATAAAAGCACACCCATGGCACAAG ATATTCCACAAAAAGATGCCTCCCGAAGCAATTGATCTCACTTCCCGGCTTCTGCAGTATTCCCCTAGTCTCCGATGTACTGCA CTAGAAGCTTGTGCACACCCATTCTTTGATGAACTTCGTGAACCCCATGCTCGCTTGCCAAATGGTCGTCCATTTCCACCACTATTCAACTTTAAACAAGAG CTATCCACAGCACCTCCAGAGCTTGTTAACAAGTTGATCCCTGGCCACATGAAGCGGCAACTAGCGCTGCAACTTCCCCATTCTGCAGGAACATGA
- the LOC112734960 gene encoding calmodulin-binding receptor kinase CaMRLK — protein MFSPLPPATVTTTLELELMKPLCRFLIVAMAVFSVVESSKSISSCNTGSSSVEQRLVAKAFKSVSGFNSSSSWFRKGVLLSNCSSQSHVISINLPSKNLTGTISWGYLINISNLQLLDLSGNSLQGRVPTWLWSTSSLRHLNLSNNRFGGSVVFTTTAVIQTLNLSHNRFTNWVVQHHPYQRYSSFFPNLKILDLSHNHLRTPLPSGFTNLTNLQYLDLSNNNLTGTFPSDFPPLNNLHFLNISFNRFNSTVSLNKFNKFGKAAFIHAGKNFTYTATTPTHSNNHSATTTPASQVIHTRYKHKHKHKTHIIIAVSCASSLAVIFIIWALLRIARKKKKERCKIKKWAISKAEDMMSGVMVEKSGPFEFETESGSTWVADLKEPCSAAVVMFEKPLMSLTFRDLIAATSHFGKESLLAEGRCGPLYRAVLPGDLHVAIKVLEYARDVDPRDSIAMFVDLSKLKHPNLLPLSGYCIAGKEKLVLYEFMANGDLGRWLHELPTGDTNVEDWTRDTWEIQNGVVEGSSEKMGWLTRHRIAVGIARGLAYLHHAGSKPVVHGHLVTSNILLADDFEPRISDFGLRGEPNPNCGTEGDVYCFGMVLMEMLTGKGGTEETVSAVRKAVREGEGVRVLEERLLVGGEWESEMVESLRVAYLCTAESPSKRPTMRQVLGLLKDISPNQPLTPS, from the exons ATGTTCTCTCCTCTCCCACCTGCCACGGTAACAACAACACTAGAACTAGAGCTCATGAAGCCCCTCTGCAGATTCTTAATAGTAGCCATGGCGGTGTTTTCTGTGGTGGAATCTTCCAAATCTATATCTTCATGCAACACCGGCAGCAGTAGCGTAGAGCAGAGGCTGGTAGCAAAGGCTTTCAAGTCTGTATCCGGCTTCAACTCTTCCTCCTCCTGGTTCCGAAAAGGAGTATTACTTTCCAACTGTTCATCCCAATCTCATGTCATCAGCATAAACCTTCCATCCAAGAATCTCACCGGAACCATCTCCTGGGGTTATCTCATCAACATCTCAAACCTCCAGCTTCTTGATCTCTCAGGGAATTCCTTACAAGGCCGTGTCCCAACTTGGTTATGGTCAACCTCATCCTTACGTCACCTAAACCTCTCCAACAACAGGTTTGGAGGTAGCGTCGTCTTCACTACCACCGCCGTCATTCAAACGCTCAACCTCTCCCACAACAGGTTCACCAATTGGGTGGTCCAACACCATCCATATCAACGCTACTCTTCCTTCTTCCCAAACCTTAAAATCCTTGACCTCTCTCACAACCACTTAAGGACACCCCTCCCTTCAGGCTTCACCAACCTCACCAACCTTCAATACCTTGACTTATCAAACAACAACCTCACCGGAACTTTCCCTTCCGATTTTCCTCCACTCAACAACCTCCACTTCCTAAACATCTCTTTCAACCGCTTCAACTCAACCGTTAGCCTCAACAAGTTCAACAAATTCGGCAAAGCCGCCTTTATCCACGCTGGCAAGAATTTCACCTACACCGCCACTACTCCAACTCACAGCAACAACCATTCCGCAACTACCACCCCAGCCTCACAAGTCATTCACACAAGatacaaacacaaacacaaacacaagaCACACATTATTATCGCGGTTTCGTGTGCTTCTTCCTTAGCGGTTATTTTTATCATTTGGGCGCTACTACGCATTgctaggaagaagaagaaggagcgtTGCAAGATTAAGAAATGGGCAATATCGAAAGCGGAGGACATGATGAGCGGCGTGATGGTGGAGAAATCAGGGCCGTTCGAGTTCGAGACTGAGTCAGGGTCCACGTGGGTGGCTGATCTGAAGGAACCATGTTCTGCGGCCGTGGTGATGTTCGAGAAGCCGTTGATGAGCCTGACCTTCAGGGACCTCATCGCTGCCACGTCACACTTCGGGAAGGAGTCACTCCTGGCGGAAGGCAGGTGTGGACCCCTCTACAGGGCTGTACTCCCCGGCGATCTCCACGTGGCAATCAAGGTACTGGAATACGCCAGGGACGTTGATCCTCGTGACTCCATTGCAATGTTCGTTGACCTCTCAAAGCTCAAGCACCCAAATTTGTTGCCCCTCTCTGGTTACTGCATTGCAG GTAAGGAGAAGCTGGTACTGTACGAGTTTATGGCAAACGGCGATTTGGGGAGGTGGCTACACGAGCTTCCAACGGGGGACACCAACGTGGAGGACTGGACACGCGACACGTGGGAGATTCAAAACGGCGTCGTTGAGGGGTCATCAGAGAAAATGGGGTGGCTAACACGTCACCGTATTGCGGTTGGGATAGCGCGTGGACTAGCTTACCTTCACCACGCGGGTTCCAAACCCGTCGTGCACGGCCACCTCGTTACCTCCAACATTCTACTCGCCGACGATTTCGAGCCACGAATATCGGATTTCGGGCTGCGGGGAGAACCGAATCCGAATTGCGGGACGGAGGGTGACGTGTACTGCTTCGGGATGGTGCTGATGGAGATGTTGACAGGGAAGGGAGGGACGGAGGAAACGGTGAGCGCGGTGAGGAAGGCGGTGAGGGAAGGGGAGGGGGTTAGGGTTCTGGAGGAGAGGCTGCTAGTGGGCGGTGAGTGGGAGAGTGAGATGGTGGAGAGCCTCCGAGTGGCGTACCTTTGCACAGCTGAGTCGCCTTCCAAGAGGCCCACTATGAGGCAGGTTTTGGGCTTGCTCAAAGACATTAGTCCAAACCAACCACTCACCCCGAGTTGA